Proteins encoded within one genomic window of Flavobacterium gilvum:
- the ccoS gene encoding cbb3-type cytochrome oxidase assembly protein CcoS, translating to MSVIYLLIAISIFVAICFFIAFVFAVKSGQYDDDYTPSVRMLFDDELIKASSKESKNKR from the coding sequence ATGAGTGTTATTTATTTGTTAATCGCTATCAGTATTTTTGTTGCCATTTGCTTTTTTATTGCATTTGTTTTTGCAGTAAAATCCGGTCAATATGATGATGATTATACGCCATCTGTCAGAATGCTTTTTGATGATGAATTAATAAAGGCTTCCTCGAAGGAATCTAAAAATAAAAGGTAA
- a CDS encoding heavy metal translocating P-type ATPase, giving the protein MENKNCFHCGLNIEIEDKIVFDKKEFCCNGCKTVYEIFSLNDLTCYYDFEKSPGATPQDINGKYDFLDNESIVSKLLEFQEDSTAIVSLSIPHIHCSSCIWILENLQKLQKGITISQVNFPEKKVRINFNSEIVSLKSIVHLLSSIGYEPYISLENYETGKSNIDRSLTYKLGVAFFCFGNIMLLSFPEYFEVKEYWLDNYRPFFRGLIFALSLPSFLYSASGYYVSAIKSIKSKMLNIDIPIALGIVVMFVRSTFDIIMDYGSGFFDSLTGLIFFMLLGKMFQIKTYSFLSFERDFKSYFPIAITKINTDFTEESIPVYEIEKGDRLLIRNQELIPVDGILISDKAEIDYSFVTGEAVPITKKSGDKVFAGGKQIGKVVEMEVLHSVSQSYLTQLWSNDVFQKRFEQKHKTITDRISRYFTPILLMIAFVGFGYWIFFDANTAFNVFTAVLIVACPCALALTAPFTMGNMLRIFGNKHFYLKNALVIEQLAKVDTVVFDKTGTITTNSKSNIFYEGKSIDESNLTILKSVLRASNHPLSRMLYDFLPETKRLKLDSFEEVTGKGIQAVVDGIEIQMGSAYFINQRGENEIQQTAVLVKIANEYFGKYIFNNQYREGLSELFGKMSLQYELKVLSGDNEGERSVLESILPKGTEMVFNQKPEQKLQFIKSLQEQGKNVMMVGDGLNDAGALAQSNVGVSISENVNVFSPACDAILDAKEFKRLHYFLKLSKKSITTIKMSFVLSLLYNVVGLSFAVTGNLLPLVAAIIMPLSTITIVSFVTVMSNYYSSKIK; this is encoded by the coding sequence ATGGAAAATAAGAATTGTTTTCATTGTGGTTTAAATATAGAAATAGAAGACAAAATTGTCTTTGATAAAAAGGAGTTTTGCTGCAATGGATGTAAAACCGTTTACGAAATTTTTAGTTTGAATGATTTGACCTGTTATTATGATTTCGAAAAATCGCCAGGCGCAACTCCACAAGATATTAATGGGAAATATGATTTTCTAGACAACGAAAGTATTGTTTCAAAATTATTGGAATTCCAGGAAGACAGCACTGCGATTGTTTCCTTGAGCATACCTCATATTCATTGCAGTTCCTGTATTTGGATTCTTGAAAATTTACAGAAACTTCAAAAAGGTATTACTATTTCTCAGGTTAATTTTCCCGAAAAGAAAGTGCGAATTAATTTCAATTCTGAAATTGTTTCTCTAAAAAGTATTGTTCATTTGTTGAGTTCCATCGGCTATGAACCCTATATCAGCCTAGAAAATTACGAAACAGGAAAAAGCAATATTGACAGAAGTTTGACTTATAAATTGGGAGTTGCCTTCTTTTGTTTTGGAAATATAATGCTGCTTTCTTTCCCTGAATATTTCGAAGTAAAAGAATATTGGCTGGATAATTATCGTCCTTTTTTCCGGGGATTGATTTTTGCATTGTCTTTGCCTTCTTTTTTGTATTCGGCGAGTGGGTATTATGTTTCGGCCATCAAAAGCATAAAATCCAAAATGCTTAATATAGACATTCCTATAGCATTGGGAATTGTCGTGATGTTTGTTCGAAGCACATTTGATATTATAATGGATTATGGTTCAGGCTTTTTTGACAGCCTGACAGGTTTAATATTTTTTATGTTATTGGGAAAAATGTTTCAGATTAAGACTTATAGTTTCTTAAGTTTCGAAAGGGATTTTAAATCTTATTTTCCAATAGCTATAACAAAAATAAATACTGATTTCACCGAGGAAAGTATTCCTGTTTATGAAATTGAAAAAGGCGACCGATTATTGATTCGTAACCAAGAACTGATTCCGGTTGATGGTATTTTGATATCTGATAAAGCCGAAATTGATTATAGTTTTGTAACCGGAGAAGCTGTTCCAATTACAAAAAAATCTGGAGATAAGGTTTTTGCCGGAGGAAAACAGATAGGGAAAGTTGTTGAAATGGAAGTTTTGCATTCGGTTTCCCAAAGTTATCTGACTCAATTATGGAGTAATGATGTTTTTCAGAAAAGGTTTGAGCAAAAACACAAAACAATCACCGACAGGATTAGCCGTTATTTTACGCCAATTCTTTTGATGATTGCCTTTGTAGGATTTGGCTATTGGATATTTTTTGATGCCAATACCGCTTTCAATGTTTTTACTGCAGTGTTGATTGTTGCTTGTCCTTGTGCATTGGCGTTGACTGCACCTTTTACGATGGGAAATATGCTTCGGATTTTTGGCAATAAACATTTTTATCTAAAAAATGCCTTGGTGATTGAACAATTGGCAAAAGTAGATACGGTTGTTTTTGATAAAACCGGAACGATAACTACCAATTCCAAATCGAATATTTTTTATGAAGGAAAAAGTATTGACGAATCCAATTTGACAATACTGAAAAGTGTACTTCGAGCATCAAATCATCCTTTGAGTAGGATGTTATATGATTTTCTTCCAGAAACCAAAAGATTAAAATTGGACTCATTCGAAGAGGTAACCGGAAAAGGAATTCAGGCTGTGGTTGATGGGATTGAGATACAAATGGGTTCTGCCTATTTTATTAATCAAAGAGGAGAAAACGAAATCCAGCAAACCGCTGTCCTTGTTAAAATAGCCAACGAATACTTTGGGAAATATATATTCAATAATCAATACCGAGAAGGTTTGTCTGAATTGTTTGGTAAAATGAGTTTGCAATATGAGCTCAAAGTTTTGTCTGGTGACAACGAAGGAGAACGAAGCGTGCTAGAATCAATTTTGCCCAAAGGAACCGAAATGGTTTTTAATCAAAAACCGGAACAAAAATTACAATTCATAAAATCCTTGCAGGAGCAGGGCAAAAATGTAATGATGGTAGGTGATGGTCTTAATGATGCCGGGGCTTTGGCTCAGAGTAATGTAGGTGTTTCAATATCCGAAAACGTAAATGTTTTTTCTCCTGCCTGCGATGCTATTTTGGATGCAAAAGAATTTAAAAGACTTCATTATTTTTTAAAATTATCCAAAAAATCTATTACTACAATCAAAATGAGTTTTGTTTTATCTCTTTTGTACAATGTTGTTGGATTGTCTTTTGCTGTTACCGGAAATCTTCTACCGTTGGTAGCTGCAATCATTATGCCGTTGAGTACCATTACGATAGTAAGTTTTGTAACGGTGATGAGTAACTATTACTCATCGAAAATAAAGTAG
- a CDS encoding Crp/Fnr family transcriptional regulator: protein MSKCEQCIVREFSSLKALSKDELIRISECKTSRTIKKGETIFEEGENVNGIFCVKDGICKLTKLSPNGKDQIVKLIAKGELLGQRSMISDEPANLSAIALEDMQVCFIPKNEILGFFDKNNQFSMNVMKSICGDLRTADDHMVNMAQKSVKERLAETLVYLHETFGTNTDKTLKVQLSRDELASMIGTATESCIRLLSDFNKMELIELVGKKIVLKDLPKLKKLAE from the coding sequence ATGAGTAAATGTGAACAATGTATAGTGAGAGAATTTAGCTCTTTGAAAGCACTAAGTAAAGACGAACTTATAAGAATTTCAGAATGCAAAACCTCCCGAACCATCAAAAAGGGAGAAACTATATTTGAAGAAGGTGAAAATGTCAACGGTATTTTTTGTGTAAAAGACGGTATTTGCAAATTGACCAAATTAAGTCCAAACGGAAAAGACCAAATCGTAAAATTGATTGCTAAAGGTGAGCTATTGGGTCAGCGCTCGATGATAAGTGACGAGCCTGCGAATTTGAGTGCCATAGCATTAGAGGATATGCAAGTTTGTTTTATTCCTAAAAATGAAATTTTAGGATTCTTTGACAAAAACAATCAGTTTTCGATGAATGTTATGAAATCGATTTGTGGAGATTTGAGAACTGCGGATGACCACATGGTCAATATGGCTCAAAAATCTGTAAAAGAAAGATTGGCTGAAACGTTGGTTTACTTGCATGAAACTTTTGGAACAAATACCGACAAAACCTTAAAAGTACAGCTATCAAGAGACGAATTGGCTAGTATGATTGGAACAGCTACCGAAAGCTGTATCCGATTATTGTCCGATTTTAACAAAATGGAACTAATCGAATTAGTTGGTAAAAAAATTGTTCTGAAAGACCTTCCAAAACTTAAAAAACTAGCTGAGTAA
- the mazG gene encoding nucleoside triphosphate pyrophosphohydrolase, protein MSAKQKQLQAFERLLNIMDDLREKCPWDTKQTIQTLRHLTIEETYELGDAILDNDLNEVKKELGDLLLHIVFYAKIGSETNDFDMADVCNDICEKLIHRHPHIYSDVVVKDEEEVKQNWEKLKLKEGNKSVLEGVPRSLPALVKASRIQDKVKGVGFDWEEPHQVWDKVQEELQELQVEVESGNQDKIESEFGDVLFSMINYARFLNVNPEDALERTNKKFIKRFQYLESKADELGKPLMDMTLAEMDVFWNEAKKL, encoded by the coding sequence ATGAGCGCTAAGCAAAAACAACTCCAGGCCTTTGAACGATTGTTGAACATCATGGACGATTTGCGTGAAAAATGTCCTTGGGACACAAAGCAAACCATACAAACACTTCGTCATTTGACTATTGAGGAAACCTATGAATTGGGTGATGCGATTTTGGATAATGATTTAAATGAAGTAAAAAAAGAACTCGGGGATTTGTTGTTGCATATTGTTTTTTATGCCAAAATAGGTAGTGAAACCAATGATTTTGACATGGCTGATGTGTGTAATGACATTTGCGAAAAACTGATTCATAGACATCCGCATATTTACAGCGATGTTGTTGTTAAAGATGAAGAAGAGGTAAAACAGAATTGGGAAAAACTGAAACTAAAAGAAGGTAATAAATCAGTCCTTGAGGGTGTTCCAAGGAGTTTGCCGGCACTTGTAAAAGCTAGCAGAATACAGGATAAAGTAAAAGGAGTAGGGTTTGATTGGGAAGAACCGCATCAGGTTTGGGACAAAGTGCAGGAAGAATTGCAGGAATTACAAGTTGAGGTTGAATCTGGTAATCAGGATAAAATAGAATCTGAGTTTGGAGATGTTTTGTTTTCTATGATTAATTACGCCCGTTTCCTGAATGTTAATCCCGAAGATGCTTTGGAACGAACTAATAAAAAATTCATCAAGCGTTTTCAATACCTTGAAAGCAAAGCCGATGAACTTGGAAAACCATTAATGGATATGACACTTGCCGAAATGGACGTTTTTTGGAATGAAGCTAAGAAACTTTAG
- a CDS encoding DUF5606 family protein: MSLEKILSISGKPGLYVLKVQTRTGFVAESLLDGKKITVSLKSNVSLLSEISIYTYESEKPLAEIMQNIAKRENNGQTISHKEDNATLLSYFREVLPEYDEERVYASDVKKIVSWYNTLQEKGLLVADAPAVAEEDTTPTTEEVVAEKAKAPAKKAKAKKE; encoded by the coding sequence ATGAGTTTAGAGAAAATATTATCGATTTCAGGAAAACCAGGATTATATGTTTTAAAAGTGCAAACGCGTACAGGTTTTGTAGCTGAATCATTATTGGATGGGAAAAAAATTACAGTAAGTTTGAAAAGCAATGTAAGTTTGTTGTCTGAAATTTCTATTTATACTTACGAAAGTGAAAAACCTTTGGCAGAAATCATGCAAAACATTGCCAAAAGAGAAAATAACGGGCAAACTATTTCTCATAAAGAAGACAATGCAACTTTATTGTCTTATTTCAGAGAAGTGTTGCCAGAATACGATGAAGAAAGAGTTTATGCTTCTGATGTGAAGAAAATCGTTAGTTGGTATAACACGCTTCAGGAAAAAGGCTTGCTAGTGGCTGATGCTCCAGCAGTTGCAGAAGAAGATACTACTCCTACCACAGAAGAAGTTGTTGCTGAAAAAGCAAAAGCTCCAGCTAAAAAAGCAAAAGCGAAGAAAGAGTAA
- the def gene encoding peptide deformylase → MILPIIGYGDPVLRKIGEELTPDYPNLKEIIANMYETMYNASGVGLAAEQVGLSVRLFVIDTTPFSDDEDLEDNEQNKLKGFKKTFINAKIIKEEGEEWAFNEGCLSIPDVREDVYRKPTVTIEYCEEDFVMKTEVFDGLIARVIQHEYDHIEGILFTDKISSLKKRLIQKKLKNISEGKTFQDYRMKFFAKKGR, encoded by the coding sequence ATGATATTACCAATTATAGGATATGGTGATCCTGTTTTAAGAAAAATAGGGGAGGAACTTACTCCGGATTATCCAAATTTGAAAGAAATTATTGCAAACATGTATGAAACCATGTACAATGCAAGTGGTGTTGGTCTTGCTGCTGAGCAAGTAGGTTTATCAGTGCGATTATTTGTTATTGATACCACTCCGTTTAGTGATGATGAGGATTTGGAGGACAATGAACAAAATAAATTGAAAGGTTTCAAAAAAACTTTTATCAATGCCAAAATAATAAAAGAAGAAGGTGAAGAATGGGCTTTTAACGAAGGCTGTTTAAGTATTCCTGATGTACGTGAAGATGTGTACCGAAAACCAACAGTTACAATTGAATATTGCGAAGAAGATTTTGTTATGAAAACTGAGGTTTTTGATGGTTTGATTGCTAGAGTGATTCAGCACGAATACGACCATATTGAAGGGATATTATTTACTGACAAAATATCTTCTTTAAAAAAACGTTTGATTCAAAAAAAATTAAAAAACATCAGTGAAGGGAAAACGTTTCAGGATTATAGAATGAAGTTTTTTGCCAAAAAAGGAAGGTAG
- a CDS encoding FUSC family membrane protein, whose protein sequence is MISKIEKFTVSTYFTNGLKATLSAVLPVLILSYLGYFDMGFAMALGVLLTYPSDIPSSLQHKINGLIVTAFLVAGVNLAINLTYPYPVIFYPFFCLLVFILAMISVYGQRATFTSFSALLTISLSLSHMYTGWQMLQHSALILAGGLFYTIISLLFHYLRPYRYAELQVTECIKLTAKYLKLRGNLWNSIADRKVILEKQLHLQVELNDIHHNIRRVLIGKQINSVSSNQNRKMLLVFISLVEILELALSTSFDHNKLHQKFEKHPKVLSTYQNLAYNLASTLKRLSKNIENRTKYIPKHFLFKDLQALELAIEEYEKELGKTEASEGVFMLKTMLEYAEKQVEKIKIVERAFTVVTNNYDFKGKDKDLEKFLTPQYYPISTFIENLSFSSTLFRHSLRLTTTLAIGYAIGLFLPFQNVYWILMTIIIIMRPGYGLTKQRSIERAIGTIIGGIIAFSILLGIRDHYTLSVLAIICMLLGFVFNQIKYTVSAAFVTMYIVFLYGILTPNVVNVIQFRVIDTLTAALLAYLANHFLWPSWEYTKAPEYLEKSIFANREYLKEIFDFYTKKGDVTTSYRLARKNAFIEIGNLMASFQRISQEPKSKQKNRLIVYKLTELNHSLLSSIASLGTYTQSHKTTPSSKALTIVVEKVLKNLEQAIAILKEEKIENKNEITNEELANRFTELKNIRQKEIKEGIPIDEEAFAIKMQEAQLVIEQLVWLTNLSENILKTTKTLMEE, encoded by the coding sequence ATGATTAGTAAAATAGAAAAATTCACGGTTAGCACCTATTTCACCAATGGTCTTAAAGCAACATTATCGGCAGTTTTGCCTGTTTTAATACTCAGTTATTTAGGATATTTTGATATGGGTTTTGCCATGGCACTTGGTGTTTTACTTACTTATCCAAGTGATATTCCAAGCAGCTTGCAGCACAAAATCAACGGATTAATCGTAACGGCTTTTCTCGTTGCGGGAGTAAATCTGGCAATCAATTTAACGTATCCTTATCCTGTAATTTTTTATCCGTTTTTCTGTTTACTGGTATTTATTTTGGCCATGATTTCGGTATATGGACAAAGAGCTACTTTTACCTCATTTTCTGCTCTGTTAACCATATCATTGTCACTTTCCCATATGTATACCGGATGGCAAATGCTGCAACATTCTGCATTAATACTTGCCGGAGGATTATTTTACACCATTATTTCATTACTATTTCACTACCTACGCCCGTATCGATATGCCGAATTGCAAGTCACCGAATGCATCAAATTGACGGCCAAATACCTGAAATTAAGAGGCAATTTATGGAACAGTATTGCCGACAGAAAAGTGATACTCGAAAAACAATTGCATTTGCAGGTCGAACTCAATGATATTCACCATAACATTCGGAGAGTTCTTATTGGAAAACAAATCAACTCTGTTTCTTCCAACCAAAATCGAAAAATGCTTTTAGTATTTATTTCTTTGGTTGAAATACTGGAACTAGCATTATCAACTTCTTTTGACCATAATAAATTACATCAAAAATTTGAAAAACACCCCAAAGTTTTAAGCACGTATCAAAACCTTGCTTACAACCTTGCATCGACTTTAAAACGACTATCCAAAAATATCGAGAACAGAACCAAATATATTCCAAAACACTTCTTGTTCAAAGACCTTCAGGCACTGGAACTTGCCATTGAAGAATATGAAAAGGAACTAGGAAAAACCGAAGCTTCTGAAGGGGTTTTTATGCTAAAGACCATGCTTGAATATGCCGAAAAACAAGTTGAGAAAATCAAAATTGTAGAACGTGCCTTCACAGTTGTAACCAACAATTATGACTTTAAAGGAAAAGATAAAGATTTAGAAAAATTCCTGACTCCGCAATATTATCCGATTAGTACATTTATAGAAAACCTTAGTTTTTCGTCAACTCTTTTCAGACATTCGTTACGATTAACAACGACTTTGGCAATAGGATACGCCATAGGACTCTTTCTTCCTTTTCAAAATGTTTACTGGATTCTCATGACCATTATCATCATCATGAGACCAGGCTACGGATTAACAAAACAACGCTCAATAGAAAGAGCCATCGGAACCATAATTGGAGGAATCATTGCCTTCAGCATATTATTGGGTATTCGTGATCATTACACTTTGAGTGTTTTAGCGATAATATGTATGCTCTTGGGTTTTGTTTTCAATCAAATAAAATACACTGTAAGCGCTGCATTTGTTACAATGTATATCGTGTTTTTATATGGTATATTAACGCCTAACGTTGTTAATGTTATCCAATTTAGAGTAATAGACACCTTAACCGCAGCGCTACTTGCCTACCTCGCCAATCATTTCCTTTGGCCTTCGTGGGAATATACTAAAGCTCCCGAATATCTGGAAAAATCGATTTTTGCCAATAGGGAATATCTCAAAGAAATATTTGATTTCTACACCAAAAAAGGAGATGTCACCACTTCATACCGTTTGGCCAGAAAAAATGCATTTATTGAAATTGGAAATCTTATGGCTTCGTTCCAAAGAATTTCACAAGAGCCAAAATCTAAACAGAAAAACAGGCTCATTGTGTACAAACTGACAGAACTCAACCATTCTTTGCTTTCGTCCATAGCTTCGTTGGGAACCTATACGCAATCACACAAAACAACACCTTCTTCCAAAGCACTTACAATTGTTGTCGAAAAAGTACTCAAAAATCTGGAGCAAGCTATCGCTATTTTAAAAGAAGAAAAGATTGAGAACAAAAACGAAATTACCAACGAAGAATTGGCCAACCGATTTACCGAATTGAAAAACATTCGTCAAAAAGAAATAAAAGAAGGAATTCCAATCGACGAAGAAGCCTTTGCTATAAAAATGCAGGAAGCACAGCTGGTTATCGAACAATTAGTATGGTTAACTAATTTATCCGAGAATATTTTGAAAACAACCAAAACATTAATGGAAGAATAA
- a CDS encoding malate:quinone oxidoreductase: MPDSTIRSNSEVVLIGAGIMSATLGMILKELQPDIKIEIYERLDVAAAESSDAWNNAGTGHSAFCELNYTPEKNGKIDPKKAISIAESFEVSRQFWAYLVQQNYIESPESFIKSVPHMSFVWGDKNVLYLKKRFEALQPNALFKDMEFTTDFSKLKEWMPLVMESRKETGKYAGTTMKIGTDVNFGELTRSMFNHLSKMDGVSMFFNHEVKKLRQREDGSWRIKIKDLESGQKRKSYTKFVFIGAGGGSLPLLEKANVPEGNGYGGFPVSGQWLKCTNPEVIARHEAKVYGKASVGAPPMSVPHIDSRMINGEKALLFGPFAGFSTRFLKNGKYSDLPLSIKTNNVIPMIAAGYKNLPLTKYLIEQVRQSPADRIKALKEYVPKAAAKDWVLERAGQRVQVIKRDEKEGGVLEFGTEMITTADGTLAVLLGASPGASTAVSIMLELVDKCFKEKSQTTEWREKFKTMIPSFGQTLNDKPELLAEIRKNTSDVLKLNE; the protein is encoded by the coding sequence ATGCCAGATTCAACAATTCGTTCAAATAGTGAAGTAGTACTTATCGGTGCGGGTATAATGAGCGCCACTTTGGGGATGATTCTTAAAGAATTACAACCCGACATTAAAATAGAAATTTACGAAAGATTAGATGTGGCTGCCGCCGAAAGTTCCGATGCTTGGAATAATGCGGGTACGGGACATTCCGCTTTTTGTGAACTCAATTATACTCCTGAGAAAAACGGCAAAATCGATCCTAAAAAAGCCATTAGTATAGCCGAATCTTTTGAGGTTTCCAGACAGTTTTGGGCTTATTTGGTGCAACAAAACTATATAGAATCTCCAGAAAGTTTTATCAAAAGTGTACCACATATGAGTTTTGTTTGGGGGGATAAAAACGTCCTTTATCTTAAAAAGAGATTTGAGGCCTTACAGCCTAATGCGCTGTTTAAGGACATGGAGTTTACTACTGATTTTTCTAAATTGAAAGAGTGGATGCCGTTGGTTATGGAATCCAGAAAAGAAACGGGTAAATACGCGGGAACAACAATGAAAATTGGTACCGACGTGAATTTTGGTGAACTTACCAGATCGATGTTCAATCATTTGTCCAAAATGGATGGGGTTTCAATGTTTTTTAATCATGAGGTTAAAAAGTTGAGACAACGTGAAGATGGATCTTGGAGAATCAAAATCAAAGATTTGGAAAGCGGACAAAAGAGAAAATCGTATACTAAATTTGTGTTTATAGGTGCAGGAGGAGGTTCGTTGCCATTACTTGAAAAAGCAAATGTGCCTGAAGGAAATGGATATGGCGGTTTTCCTGTAAGTGGTCAATGGCTGAAATGTACCAATCCCGAAGTTATTGCTAGGCACGAGGCTAAAGTATACGGTAAAGCAAGTGTTGGAGCTCCTCCCATGTCTGTTCCTCATATTGATTCGAGAATGATTAACGGTGAAAAAGCATTGCTTTTTGGACCATTTGCAGGGTTTTCAACTCGTTTCTTAAAAAATGGAAAGTATTCTGATTTGCCTTTGTCAATAAAAACAAACAATGTAATTCCGATGATTGCTGCTGGGTACAAAAACCTGCCTCTTACAAAATATTTGATTGAGCAAGTGCGTCAATCACCAGCAGATAGAATAAAAGCCTTGAAAGAATACGTTCCCAAGGCTGCCGCAAAAGACTGGGTTTTGGAACGTGCCGGTCAAAGGGTGCAGGTAATCAAGAGAGATGAAAAAGAAGGCGGGGTACTTGAATTTGGAACCGAAATGATTACCACTGCTGATGGTACTTTGGCAGTTTTATTGGGGGCTTCACCAGGAGCTTCAACTGCGGTTTCAATAATGCTGGAACTGGTTGATAAATGCTTTAAAGAAAAGAGCCAAACAACCGAATGGCGTGAAAAATTCAAGACAATGATTCCATCTTTTGGACAAACCTTAAATGACAAGCCTGAGTTATTGGCAGAAATCAGAAAAAATACTTCTGATGTTTTAAAACTTAATGAATAG
- the ruvX gene encoding Holliday junction resolvase RuvX yields MPRILSIDYGQKRTGIAVTDELQIIASGLTTIPSATAIDFLKDYFAKEKVEAVLIGEPKQMNGEPSQSASIIKGFVTHFTNHFPDMKVIRVDERFTSKMAFQTMIDSGLNKKQRQNKALIDEISATIMLQDYLNRK; encoded by the coding sequence ATGCCAAGAATACTCTCCATAGATTACGGTCAAAAAAGAACCGGAATTGCCGTTACAGATGAATTACAAATAATTGCTTCGGGATTGACAACAATTCCTTCTGCAACAGCAATTGATTTTTTAAAAGATTATTTTGCCAAAGAAAAAGTAGAAGCGGTTCTCATTGGCGAACCCAAGCAAATGAATGGCGAACCTTCTCAAAGCGCATCAATAATAAAAGGATTTGTGACTCATTTTACAAATCATTTTCCGGATATGAAAGTGATCCGGGTAGATGAGCGTTTTACTTCCAAGATGGCATTCCAAACAATGATTGACAGTGGACTCAATAAAAAGCAACGTCAGAATAAAGCACTTATCGATGAGATTTCGGCAACAATCATGCTTCAGGATTATTTAAATCGTAAATAG
- a CDS encoding 2,3,4,5-tetrahydropyridine-2,6-dicarboxylate N-succinyltransferase, producing MNELQSIIEQAWENRALLQETKTTDAIREVIALLDSGKLRVAEPKGDGWQVNEWVKKAVVMYFPIQKMETLEAGIFEYNDKMLLKRDYAEKGVRVVPGASARYGAYISSGVIMMPSYVNIGAYVDAGTMVDTWATVGSCAQIGKDVHLSGGVGIGGVLEPLQAAPVIIEDGAFVGSRCIVVEGVHVGKEAVLGANVCLTASTKIIDVTGETPVEMKGFVPARSVVIPGSYTKKFAAGEYQVPCALIIGTRKPSTDLKTSLNNALREYDVAV from the coding sequence ATGAACGAATTACAATCTATAATAGAACAAGCTTGGGAAAACCGCGCTTTACTGCAAGAAACAAAAACTACTGATGCCATCAGAGAAGTTATCGCATTATTAGACTCAGGAAAATTACGTGTTGCCGAACCAAAAGGAGACGGATGGCAAGTAAACGAATGGGTAAAAAAAGCGGTTGTAATGTATTTCCCTATTCAAAAAATGGAAACATTGGAAGCTGGAATTTTTGAATACAACGACAAAATGTTGTTGAAAAGAGACTATGCCGAAAAAGGAGTTCGTGTCGTTCCTGGTGCTTCTGCACGTTATGGAGCTTACATTTCAAGCGGTGTTATCATGATGCCAAGTTACGTAAACATTGGTGCTTATGTTGATGCTGGAACTATGGTGGATACTTGGGCAACTGTGGGTAGCTGTGCTCAAATTGGTAAAGATGTACACTTGAGCGGAGGTGTTGGAATTGGTGGTGTTTTAGAGCCACTACAAGCCGCTCCAGTTATCATTGAAGATGGTGCATTTGTTGGATCAAGATGTATCGTTGTTGAAGGTGTACACGTAGGTAAAGAAGCTGTTCTTGGTGCCAACGTTTGTTTGACTGCCTCTACAAAAATTATTGATGTAACTGGCGAAACTCCTGTAGAAATGAAAGGATTTGTTCCTGCTCGTTCTGTGGTAATTCCTGGAAGTTATACCAAAAAATTTGCAGCTGGGGAATATCAAGTCCCTTGTGCATTAATTATCGGAACTCGTAAACCTTCAACTGATTTAAAAACATCTTTGAACAACGCATTGCGCGAATATGATGTAGCGGTTTAA